One window of Deltaproteobacteria bacterium genomic DNA carries:
- a CDS encoding aspartate/glutamate racemase family protein encodes MKVAGLIGGMSWESTAQYYRIMNETVRQRLGGLHSARILLYSVDFQEIEQLQQQGDWQKAAAILADAARRLQRGGADFLLICTNTMHKVAAEVEQAVDLPLLHIADATGRRIQDSCLGKVGLLGTRYTMEESFYKGRLASVFDLEVMLPGKRDRMIVNGIIFDELCQGNVLRESREEFSRIIAELVARGAEGIILGCTEISLLVRAADSPVELFDTTAIHAVAAVDLALAEESQLPAGSRSASRE; translated from the coding sequence ATGAAAGTTGCGGGCCTTATCGGTGGGATGAGCTGGGAGTCTACCGCCCAGTACTACCGGATCATGAACGAGACAGTGAGACAAAGACTCGGGGGACTGCACTCTGCCAGGATTCTCCTTTACAGTGTGGATTTCCAGGAGATAGAGCAGCTGCAGCAGCAGGGAGATTGGCAGAAGGCCGCGGCAATCCTGGCAGACGCTGCCAGAAGGCTGCAGCGGGGAGGAGCAGATTTTCTGCTGATCTGCACCAATACCATGCACAAAGTGGCTGCCGAGGTGGAGCAGGCTGTTGACCTGCCGCTGCTGCACATCGCGGATGCCACTGGCAGAAGAATCCAGGACAGCTGCCTGGGCAAGGTCGGACTTCTGGGAACAAGGTACACTATGGAAGAGAGCTTTTATAAAGGCAGGCTTGCCAGTGTGTTCGATCTGGAAGTGATGCTCCCGGGGAAGCGGGACAGGATGATTGTCAACGGCATAATATTTGACGAACTCTGTCAGGGAAATGTTCTACGAGAATCCAGAGAGGAATTCAGCCGCATCATTGCCGAACTGGTTGCCAGGGGTGCCGAGGGCATCATCCTCGGCTGCACCGAAATATCTTTGCTGGTCAGGGCTGCAGATTCTCCGGTGGAGCTCTTCGATACCACGGCAATCCATGCTGTGGCTGCTGTGGATCTGGCATTGGCCGAGGAAAGTCAACTGCCGGCAGGAAGCCGATCGGCTTCCAGGGAATGA
- a CDS encoding NAD(P)-dependent oxidoreductase, with amino-acid sequence MKARAWAVVSQVQWEEDMRVTFLGTGLMGRPMARRLVAAGHQVTVYNRTREKAMVLEAAGARVAESAAQAVEASPCVVVMLADAAAIEAVLFPGKDEPALAGRTLIQMSTIAPSESKGLQKKVIEKGGDYLEAPVLGSTPEAESGKLLIMVGGRAKQFEQHCDLLRCLGPQPLLVGEVGKAAALKLAMNQLIAGLATTFALSLGFVQRQGMEVDMFMEILRKSALYAPMFDKKLQRMLERQYGAANFPSKHLHKDIELFCREAEPLGLDLASLEGTRQIAARALAAGLADADYAAIFDIISPAAAASSG; translated from the coding sequence ATGAAGGCGAGGGCATGGGCAGTCGTCAGCCAGGTTCAATGGGAGGAGGACATGAGGGTAACTTTTCTGGGTACAGGATTGATGGGCAGACCCATGGCGAGGAGGCTTGTTGCCGCCGGTCACCAGGTAACGGTATACAATCGCACCAGGGAAAAGGCTATGGTTCTCGAAGCGGCAGGGGCCAGGGTGGCCGAATCTGCTGCTCAGGCTGTGGAGGCTTCTCCTTGCGTGGTTGTGATGCTGGCAGACGCTGCTGCCATCGAGGCAGTACTTTTTCCTGGCAAAGATGAGCCAGCACTGGCAGGGCGCACCCTGATCCAGATGTCGACCATTGCTCCCAGTGAGAGCAAAGGCTTGCAGAAAAAAGTAATAGAGAAGGGCGGCGACTATCTGGAGGCTCCTGTTCTCGGCAGCACTCCCGAGGCAGAAAGCGGCAAGCTGCTGATAATGGTGGGAGGAAGAGCAAAACAGTTCGAGCAGCACTGTGACCTGCTGCGCTGTCTGGGGCCGCAGCCACTCCTGGTGGGGGAGGTGGGAAAGGCTGCAGCTCTCAAGCTGGCCATGAATCAGCTAATTGCCGGCCTTGCCACCACCTTTGCCCTGAGTCTCGGCTTTGTGCAACGCCAGGGCATGGAGGTTGACATGTTCATGGAGATCCTGCGGAAAAGCGCCCTCTATGCTCCCATGTTTGACAAGAAGCTGCAGAGAATGCTGGAGCGACAGTACGGGGCTGCCAATTTCCCCAGCAAACATCTGCACAAAGACATCGAGCTGTTTTGCCGGGAGGCCGAGCCGCTCGGCCTCGACCTCGCCAGCCTCGAGGGTACGCGGCAGATTGCCGCACGAGCCCTGGCAGCAGGATTGGCTGATGCAGACTATGCGGCGA